The genomic stretch AGATGTTTAATGAGGGTAAAAAATTTAAAATAATTCAGCTTATAGTATATCCTTTAGCCTTTTTTCATAAGATGTATATTCAGAAGTTGGGTTTTTGGGATGGTAAAGTCGGGTTTATACTTTCCTTTCTTTATGCATATTATACGGCGATAAAGTTTATCAAACTTTGGGAAAAATATTACAAAAAGATATCTTAATGCGAGAATTTTTATATCCTTTTTCTTTCCTCTATAGAGCTGGACTAGAAATTGACAGAAGAATTACTAAGACAAGGAAACTTCCGAAACCGGTAATAAGCATAGGAAACATAACGTGGGGAGGGACCGGTAAAACTCCTTTAGTAATTAAAACCGCCAGATATTTAATTTCTCTCGGTCTAAAGCCCTGTATACTTACCAGGGGATACAAAAAGAAAGAGAATAAAATTGTATTAGTAAGTGACGGCAAAAATATGCTTGTTCCGGCTGAAATATCGGGTGATGAGCCATACTTAATTTCTGAAAGTGTTCCCGGCGCAATAGTTGTTTCTGGGTCAGACAGGTTTAATTCTGCCAAAATGGTTTTAGATAAATTTTCTCCGGATGTTTTCATTTTAGATGACGGATTTCAGCACTGGGATCTTGAGCGGGATCTTGATATCGTATGCATAAATGTTTTAAATCCTTTCGGGAACGGGCTTCTTATTCCGTCCGGTATTTTAAGAGAGCCTTTATCTTCATTGAAAAGAGCTGATATTGTTGTTCTTAACAATTGCGATTTGTCAAAAAATACCGAATCTATTGAAAAAAAGCTTATTTCTGAGGCTGGTATACAGCCGATAAGGGCTGAATATAATCCTGTTCAGCTAACGAGGATAAAGGACAAAAAAATATCAGCTATTTCTGAACTGAAAGACAAGCCAATAGTTGCGTTATCGGCAATAGGCGAAAACATTGGATTTAAGAAAACACTTGAAAAACTCGGCCTTAATGTGATACAGCATTTTAAATTTAGAGACCATCATTGGTTTTCTAAAAAAGATATAAAAAAAGTGTTTGCATCGGTTTCTGACCGGTCTTATATAGTTACTACAGCAAAAGATTCAATACGTTTAAAAAAAGTTTTTGAGACTTTAGATAATAGCGTCACGGAAAGGGTATACTCGCTTGATATTGAATTAAAGTTTGAAAACGGAGAAAATATTTGGGAAGAAAAGATAAAAAAAACCGCGCGGTTTTCATAGATCGTGACGGCACCATAATACATGAAAAAAATTATTTACGAAAAGTAAATGAAATAAAACTTCTTTCGGGTGCGGTAGAAGCTTTAAAGATTTTGAAAGAAAAGAAATTTAAGCTCATTTTAGTTACAAATCAATCTGGCATTGCAAGAGGTTTTTTGACAACAAATAAATTAAAACAGATTCATAAATATCTTGAAAGTATGCTTTTAAGAAAAGGGGTAAAGCTGGATGCAGTCTATTTTTGTCCTCATGGGCCGGACTCAGGATGCGATTGCAGAAAGCCCAATCTTGGAATGGTAAAACGGGCACAAAAAAAGTTTAATATTAATTTGAAAAAATCTTTTACCGTCGGCGACCATGCCAATGATTATTTGCTCGGGAAAAATATGGGCGGAAAAGGCATATTTATACTAACCGGACACGGGAAACAGGAGCTTAAAAAAATAAAAAAAGATAAAATATTAATTAAACCGGAAAAAATATTTAAAAACTTTCTTTACGCGGCCAAATACATGGTAAAAAATTAAATGAAAAATAAAATATATCAAATTTACCAAAATATTTGTTTTTTAATTCTTGTTCTAATCGTCCTTTTATTTGAAACGACATTTTCTTTTTGCCAAGAAGAAGATAAGGAAAACTCCAAGGCTATTATACATTTAGTAAAAGAAGGCGATACTCTTGCAAAAATTGCCTATAAATATTATTCTGATGGGAAAAAATATCCGATAATTGCTAAAGCAAACAGAATTAAAAATCCGCATAAAATAAGAATAGGCAATGTCCTTATTATTCCAAATCTTCCCTTAGAATTGCCTGAAACAATATCAGTAACCGGTTCATCTATGTCTTTAACTCAATTTCAGCCAATTGAAGTTTCTTCCGGCCCTTTTGTATGGAGAAAAGAAACCAATAACGCTTTTCCTGCCAATGAAAAACTTTTGTTTGAGGTTTCCTGGAAATTTCTTACAATTGGTTATGCCACATTGGAAGTGCGGGGAATAGAAAATGTAGGAGACAGACCGGCCTATCATATAGTTAATGAAACCCGATCAACTCCTTTTTTTGACAAAATTTATAAGGTAAGAAATATGTACGAATCATGGATAGATACGGAAAGTCTTTGCAGTTTAAAATATTCGGAAAATGCATATGAAAAAGACGAGATAAAAACAAAAACAGTACTTTACGATCAGATAAACCTTAAATATAGCGTTGTTGGAAAAGAAGAAAGCGGAGATATATTTCCATGGATACATGATGCTTTTTCTTCCCTTTATT from Elusimicrobiota bacterium encodes the following:
- the lpxK gene encoding tetraacyldisaccharide 4'-kinase, producing MREFLYPFSFLYRAGLEIDRRITKTRKLPKPVISIGNITWGGTGKTPLVIKTARYLISLGLKPCILTRGYKKKENKIVLVSDGKNMLVPAEISGDEPYLISESVPGAIVVSGSDRFNSAKMVLDKFSPDVFILDDGFQHWDLERDLDIVCINVLNPFGNGLLIPSGILREPLSSLKRADIVVLNNCDLSKNTESIEKKLISEAGIQPIRAEYNPVQLTRIKDKKISAISELKDKPIVALSAIGENIGFKKTLEKLGLNVIQHFKFRDHHWFSKKDIKKVFASVSDRSYIVTTAKDSIRLKKVFETLDNSVTERVYSLDIELKFENGENIWEEKIKKTARFS
- a CDS encoding HAD family hydrolase, which codes for MGRKDKKNRAVFIDRDGTIIHEKNYLRKVNEIKLLSGAVEALKILKEKKFKLILVTNQSGIARGFLTTNKLKQIHKYLESMLLRKGVKLDAVYFCPHGPDSGCDCRKPNLGMVKRAQKKFNINLKKSFTVGDHANDYLLGKNMGGKGIFILTGHGKQELKKIKKDKILIKPEKIFKNFLYAAKYMVKN
- a CDS encoding DUF3108 domain-containing protein, which encodes MKNKIYQIYQNICFLILVLIVLLFETTFSFCQEEDKENSKAIIHLVKEGDTLAKIAYKYYSDGKKYPIIAKANRIKNPHKIRIGNVLIIPNLPLELPETISVTGSSMSLTQFQPIEVSSGPFVWRKETNNAFPANEKLLFEVSWKFLTIGYATLEVRGIENVGDRPAYHIVNETRSTPFFDKIYKVRNMYESWIDTESLCSLKYSENAYEKDEIKTKTVLYDQINLKYSVVGKEESGDIFPWIHDAFSSLYYIRTKELEVGKDYSIDVNSGDKSYPLIVKVLGREKKKVPAGEFECFILEPHVKEGTGIFKSSGRLWIWVTADQRKAPVMMRSQISIGSITARLKSME